The Candidatus Methylomirabilota bacterium genome contains a region encoding:
- a CDS encoding VTT domain-containing protein, with protein MEFLVDVALGRYALDDLIRWGGYAVLVAIVFTETGLLVGFFLPGDSLLVTAGLVAATGALDIWVLNALLIAAAIVGDSVGYAIGYRTGPRIFRKEESRWFSRKHLIRTHEFYERHGGKTIVLARFIPIIRTFAPVVAGVGQMTYRRFLFYNVFGGIGWVTGLTWAGYVLGQTIPNIDRHIHLVVIVVVLLSVLPIGIEWWKARARARRRPAISEP; from the coding sequence ATGGAGTTCCTGGTCGATGTGGCCCTCGGCCGCTACGCGCTCGACGACCTCATCCGGTGGGGTGGCTACGCCGTCCTGGTCGCGATCGTCTTCACGGAGACCGGGCTCTTGGTCGGCTTCTTCCTTCCCGGCGATTCGCTGCTGGTCACCGCCGGTCTGGTGGCGGCGACCGGCGCGCTCGACATCTGGGTGCTCAATGCGCTGCTGATCGCCGCGGCCATCGTGGGCGACAGCGTCGGGTACGCCATCGGGTATCGGACGGGGCCCCGCATCTTCCGCAAGGAGGAGTCGCGCTGGTTCTCCCGGAAGCACCTGATCCGGACCCACGAGTTCTATGAGCGCCACGGCGGCAAGACGATCGTGCTGGCGCGCTTCATCCCCATCATCCGGACCTTCGCGCCCGTGGTGGCGGGGGTCGGCCAGATGACGTACCGGCGGTTTCTCTTCTACAACGTCTTCGGCGGGATCGGCTGGGTCACCGGCCTCACCTGGGCCGGGTACGTGCTGGGACAGACCATCCCGAACATCGACCGGCACATCCATCTGGTCGTCATCGTCGTGGTGCTCCTTTCGGTGTTGCCGATCGGGATCGAGTGGTGGAAGGCGCGAGCCCGCGCTCGGCGCCGCCCCGCCATCTCCGAGCCCTGA
- a CDS encoding DUF47 family protein: MFRLIPREERFFELFERQATNIIESARRLREMVFDFSDAPAKSAAIKELEHVGDVLTHDVVRKINTTFVTPFDREDVYALASRLDDVLDLIEAAADRLVLYRIKEPTSGARALTEVIVKTAEATQAAVGCLRPSKASYHAHCVEVNRLENEADRLLKELIAGLFANVTDPIEVIKWKEIYETLEEVTDRCEDVVNVIEGIMLKMG, translated from the coding sequence ATGTTCCGGCTGATTCCGCGCGAGGAACGCTTCTTCGAGCTCTTCGAGCGCCAGGCCACCAACATCATCGAGTCGGCCCGGCGCCTCCGGGAGATGGTCTTCGACTTCTCGGACGCCCCGGCGAAGTCGGCCGCGATCAAGGAACTGGAGCACGTCGGGGACGTGCTGACCCACGACGTGGTGCGGAAGATCAACACGACGTTCGTCACGCCCTTCGACCGCGAAGACGTCTACGCGCTGGCGAGCCGGCTCGACGACGTGCTGGACCTGATCGAGGCCGCCGCCGATCGACTGGTCCTCTACCGCATCAAGGAGCCCACCTCGGGGGCGCGGGCCCTCACCGAGGTGATCGTGAAGACCGCCGAGGCGACCCAGGCCGCGGTCGGCTGTCTCCGCCCGTCCAAGGCGTCGTACCACGCCCACTGCGTCGAGGTGAACCGCCTGGAGAACGAGGCCGATCGGCTCCTCAAGGAGCTCATCGCCGGGCTGTTCGCCAACGTGACCGACCCGATCGAGGTCATCAAGTGGAAGGAGATCTACGAGACTCTCGAGGAAGTCACCGACCGTTGCGAGGACGTGGTAAATGTGATTGAGGGCATCATGCTCAAGATGGGGTAG
- a CDS encoding inorganic phosphate transporter, which translates to MDPLALVIFIILVALVFDFINGFHDAANSIATVVSTRVLTPAQAVVWAAFFNLVAAFGFGVNVARTVGKGIVHPETVDSWVILAGLVGAIAWNLITWYGGIPSSSSHALIGGLAGAAVAKAGWASLVPAGLIKTATFIVLSPLLGLLIGFALMVVVTRMLLGTSPSRADKLFRRLQLVSAAFYSLGHGTNDAQKTMGIIAGLLFATGHLGREFFVPFWVVIAAHIAIALGTLAGGWRIVKTMGMRITKLKPVGGFCAEAAGALMLISTAVAGIPVSTTHTITGAIVGVGSTTRLSAVRWGIAGRIVWAWILTIPAAALIAGSTWALLALVP; encoded by the coding sequence ATGGATCCGCTGGCCCTCGTCATCTTCATCATCCTGGTCGCGCTCGTCTTCGACTTCATCAACGGCTTCCACGACGCCGCCAACTCGATCGCCACCGTCGTCTCCACCCGGGTCCTGACGCCCGCTCAGGCGGTCGTCTGGGCCGCCTTCTTCAACCTCGTGGCCGCCTTCGGGTTCGGCGTGAACGTGGCGCGCACCGTCGGCAAGGGAATCGTCCATCCCGAGACCGTCGACTCCTGGGTCATCCTGGCCGGCCTGGTCGGCGCCATCGCGTGGAACCTGATCACCTGGTACGGCGGGATCCCCTCGAGCTCGTCCCACGCCCTGATCGGCGGCCTGGCGGGGGCCGCCGTGGCCAAGGCCGGGTGGGCGAGTCTGGTCCCGGCGGGACTCATCAAGACGGCGACCTTCATCGTTCTCTCGCCGCTCCTGGGGCTCCTGATCGGCTTCGCGCTGATGGTCGTGGTGACCCGGATGCTCCTGGGCACCTCGCCCAGCCGGGCGGACAAGCTGTTCCGGCGCCTCCAGCTGGTCTCGGCGGCCTTCTACAGCCTCGGCCACGGGACGAACGACGCCCAGAAGACCATGGGGATCATCGCCGGCCTGCTCTTCGCCACCGGGCACCTGGGACGGGAGTTCTTCGTGCCCTTCTGGGTCGTGATCGCGGCTCACATCGCCATCGCGCTCGGGACGCTGGCCGGAGGCTGGCGGATCGTCAAGACCATGGGGATGAGGATCACCAAGCTCAAGCCGGTCGGCGGCTTCTGCGCCGAGGCGGCCGGCGCCCTCATGCTGATCAGTACCGCCGTGGCCGGCATTCCCGTGAGCACGACACACACGATCACGGGGGCGATCGTCGGCGTCGGCAGCACGACGCGGCTGTCGGCGGTCCGGTGGGGCATCGCCGGCCGGATCGTCTGGGCCTGGATCCTGACGATTCCTGCCGCGGCTCTCATCGCAGGGTCGACGTGGGCCCTGCTCGCGCTGGTACCCTGA
- a CDS encoding lysophospholipid acyltransferase family protein — translation MKRRRRPLPRWVRWGQRAVAALVGTLGRGVSRLPPGAGAWLGARLGDVAYWALPGRRRVALANLALAFGPSLTDRDRRAVARASFRHFGVTAMECCRLFFGPPGAMLSRLRVEGIEHIKAALAEGRGAFYLGAHFGNWELLGAAHMLTGFPPMNVVIRPLDNPFLDALVARGRERVQLRLIPKRAAVKGVQAALARGECVGIMLDQNAGRQGVFVPFFGHLASTSRSLAVLALKTGVPVVPAFIHRLADGDHQVTVEPALPLVRTGRHDRDVELNTACFTETIERHVRAHPEQWFWVHRRWKTRPA, via the coding sequence ATGAAGCGGCGCCGCCGCCCGCTGCCGCGCTGGGTCCGCTGGGGACAGCGGGCCGTGGCGGCCCTCGTCGGGACCTTGGGCCGGGGAGTCAGCCGGCTCCCGCCCGGGGCCGGTGCCTGGCTCGGCGCCCGGCTCGGGGACGTGGCGTACTGGGCGCTTCCGGGCCGCCGGCGCGTGGCCCTGGCCAACCTCGCGCTGGCGTTCGGCCCGAGCCTCACCGACCGCGACCGCCGCGCGGTGGCGCGAGCCAGCTTCCGACACTTCGGCGTGACGGCCATGGAGTGCTGCCGCCTCTTCTTCGGCCCCCCCGGCGCCATGCTGAGCCGGCTCCGGGTCGAGGGGATCGAGCACATCAAGGCGGCCCTGGCCGAGGGACGCGGGGCGTTCTACCTGGGGGCCCACTTCGGGAACTGGGAGCTCCTGGGGGCGGCCCACATGCTGACCGGGTTCCCGCCGATGAACGTCGTCATCCGGCCGCTGGACAACCCGTTCCTGGACGCCCTGGTCGCCCGGGGCCGCGAGCGCGTCCAGCTCCGGCTGATCCCGAAGCGGGCGGCGGTCAAGGGGGTCCAGGCGGCCCTCGCCCGCGGGGAGTGTGTCGGCATCATGCTCGATCAGAACGCCGGGCGTCAGGGCGTGTTCGTCCCGTTTTTCGGGCATCTGGCCTCCACCTCCCGGAGCCTGGCCGTGCTCGCCCTCAAGACCGGGGTCCCGGTCGTCCCCGCCTTCATCCACCGCCTGGCCGACGGAGACCACCAGGTGACGGTGGAACCGGCGCTCCCCCTGGTCCGCACCGGCCGGCACGACCGCGACGTCGAGCTCAACACCGCGTGCTTCACCGAGACGATCGAGCGCCACGTCCGGGCGCACCCCGAGCAGTGGTTCTGGGTGCACCGACGCTGGAAGACGCGGCCGGCATGA
- a CDS encoding transglycosylase SLT domain-containing protein: MRLRPWWCLVQGLFGVALATAMPGLAVGWGGEPLTVSAPPVDNRQLASIPAPPAPPVPPGGPAVELSSKASPEDESEPPQVAPPVENPLVFDDPIFDDPRVEVTVILPPGIPVRAYPIIINAPVEALIDYFTARERERFTLWLARSGRYLGMIQRIFRERGLPEELAYTAMIESGFSPRAVSRVGAKGLWQFMEATARRYGLVVNRWVDERLDPVKSTIAAAQYLGDLYGLFGHWFLAQAAYNAGEGRVGGAIQRAKTSDFWALTQTRHLPEETKKFVPQILAATVIVRAPDRYGFEVSREAPLAYDEVAVKRVIDLETVAALAEVPVDDVRELNPALRGGVTPPFGGYALRLPEGTGSRFEAALQAAPATRLVSWGLHRVARNQSLAEIARMYRVTPQRLAEINQLTGGRLRGVTELLVPVSNRLVAVKAVPGRPAVSRPAKSVPAIRRGPVAAKVTPRLAAGLGDRLKAP; the protein is encoded by the coding sequence ATGAGGTTACGACCGTGGTGGTGTCTGGTGCAGGGGCTGTTCGGGGTGGCGCTGGCCACCGCGATGCCCGGGCTTGCCGTCGGTTGGGGCGGCGAGCCACTGACCGTTTCCGCTCCGCCCGTCGATAACCGACAGCTCGCCTCGATCCCGGCGCCTCCCGCGCCGCCAGTGCCCCCCGGCGGGCCGGCGGTCGAACTCTCCTCGAAGGCCTCGCCCGAGGACGAGTCGGAACCCCCCCAGGTCGCTCCCCCGGTCGAGAATCCCCTGGTCTTCGACGACCCGATCTTCGATGACCCTCGGGTCGAGGTGACGGTGATCCTTCCGCCGGGGATCCCGGTCCGCGCCTATCCGATCATCATCAACGCTCCGGTCGAGGCCCTGATCGATTACTTCACGGCCCGCGAGCGCGAGCGGTTCACGCTCTGGCTCGCCCGGTCCGGGCGCTATCTCGGGATGATCCAGCGGATCTTCCGGGAGCGCGGACTGCCGGAAGAGCTTGCCTACACGGCGATGATCGAGTCCGGCTTCTCGCCCCGGGCCGTCTCCCGGGTGGGCGCTAAAGGGCTGTGGCAGTTCATGGAAGCCACCGCCCGGCGCTACGGGCTCGTGGTGAATCGGTGGGTGGACGAGCGGCTGGACCCCGTCAAGTCGACGATCGCGGCCGCCCAGTACCTGGGCGATCTCTACGGCCTGTTCGGCCACTGGTTCCTGGCGCAGGCCGCCTACAATGCCGGCGAAGGCCGGGTGGGGGGGGCGATCCAGCGGGCCAAGACGAGTGACTTCTGGGCGCTGACCCAGACGCGCCACCTACCCGAGGAGACGAAGAAGTTCGTCCCCCAGATTCTGGCCGCGACCGTCATCGTCCGGGCCCCCGATCGCTATGGCTTCGAGGTGAGCCGGGAGGCTCCCCTGGCCTACGACGAAGTGGCGGTCAAGCGGGTCATCGATCTCGAAACGGTGGCGGCTCTCGCCGAGGTGCCCGTCGATGATGTCCGGGAGCTCAACCCGGCGCTCCGCGGCGGCGTCACCCCCCCCTTCGGCGGGTACGCGCTGCGTCTCCCGGAAGGCACGGGCTCTCGTTTCGAGGCCGCCCTCCAGGCGGCGCCTGCCACTCGACTCGTCTCCTGGGGACTCCACCGGGTCGCCCGTAACCAGAGCCTCGCCGAAATTGCCCGGATGTACCGCGTGACCCCTCAGCGTCTGGCGGAGATCAACCAGCTCACCGGCGGCCGCCTGCGGGGAGTGACGGAGCTCCTCGTCCCCGTCTCGAACCGGCTGGTGGCGGTCAAGGCTGTGCCCGGCCGCCCGGCCGTCTCCAGGCCAGCCAAGTCCGTCCCCGCGATCCGGCGTGGTCCGGTGGCCGCGAAGGTCACGCCGCGTCTGGCCGCGGGCCTCGGGGACCGGCTCAAGGCTCCCTGA